ATTAAGCAAGACTGCCTTTCTTTTTTTGTCTTCATGTCGTCCATGGTGAACAACAACGACGCATTACGATCTGACCTTCACAAGAAGCTGGTTCCGACAGAGAGCTCAACTAGATTCGCGAAAATCTGAGCTCGGGTTGTCCCAATCTGCTGAGCAAGTGCATGCTGCTCCTCTAGTGGAAGCATCTCGTAACTGCAAACATTTTCAAACAATTAGGATCATCTCCGCCTATGATCATGCTACCATACGGTTTTCAAGTAACATATAGACTGCGGTAGAAAACTTACTGGCAGAGTAGCTCGCAGTCGATTATGCTGTCAGGCCCAGGTTTTCGAGCCTTACCACTCGAGCGGAACTGACGGAAAGAGCGTGGGTTCAGACCGGCAACATGAGGAACAGCATCCACTAGCTTTTTCTGGAGAGACTGTAACCTACGGAATGTGACCTCATCTAGTGGAGCTATGCAACCAAAACTGCCGTCTAGAGTACCAAATAACGAAGCATATCGACTTTTTTTATCCGCGCTAAGTGATTCGACCATCTGCAGACGCAGGAACTTTGTCACATGCGCACCCACGTGAAATTCCGCCCTTGACAGAAGTTTCTGACCTTTCCAGCTCTCCGACATCTTCGGTGCGAAATAGAATATCTGTTGGGGATCAGTACACCGTCAGTTTAAGAGTATTTCACTATCTTCCATCACGTACACACTAAAAGCGATAAGAGGGATGCTGACCTGGAGATTCTTTTGCTGATCGGAGACAGCCAGGCTAAGCGTACTTCCATCAATCAAAAACTCTGAAGCCATACAATCGAGGGATCCAAAATCTTTGGCTAGTAAGCTAAGCTGGGACCCTTGTTCTTTCCAGCTAAGAAAGTATACGCTTTTGTGAACGTCACCAAGGAGGATGAAATTCTTTACCTGCGCAAGGAAATATAAATTAGCATGTGCAACAAAGCCAAATCACGCAGAAGAAAACTCATACACAAAGTAAAACGTACCACATTCATGCTGACTACATAGAGCGGTGGATCAAAGAAAGCAACACCAGTTAATTCAGTGCCATTCCATTTGTGCAAGGTAACTTTAGGACCAGATGATATTAGAAGATGGCCCTGAATGGAGGCTACAGCTGATACAACTCCTTTTAGTTCCTTTGAGTACACTTCAGTAACCTAATTGAAAGAGCGGCTTCAGAATACATCCAACATCTAAGATGAAAATGTTGTAGGCCCAACTAAACATACCAAATTTTGAGAATTATCGCCATTTCTTCCAAAAGAGAAAAGAAGAACACGGCCCCTTGCAGCAACATCCTCCCCTTGGACATAAGCAGTTCCAACAGCAAGAAGTGTTTCATTCTCCGCTGTGCTTGCATTCTGAAACATCCAGATAGTAATAAAATGAGCATTGGCTATTGCAATTTAAACAATGACACTTATTAGATTGACCCCTAGATTTGCTCCCAGGAATATTATTCAATTAACATTCTTAATGTAGACAGAGAACAATATTATGACTTTAGGCAGGCTAAGTAGCTAACTTACAAGAAGTGTGACAACTCGCACAGTGAGTGCATGTTCCGAGCTCTGCATTGGAATAGTGGTTTTAGTTTCCCAAGGGCCACCAGATCTTTCTGGTTCCAAAATTCGGATTTCAAATTCCTCAACGGTGTATGGTCGTTGGAGATCATCAGAGCTCAGATTATGGTTGTCAATCTGCTGCCCAGCTTCTTGATCAACTAGTGAAGAAAGCACTTGATGCAACGGCTTGCTGACCTGCAAAAATGAGAGACCAAATAGCCTGTATTAATATGATAGAATAATAATGATTAAATAGGCAGGTAAAACATAACAGGCACAGAACTTCCTTTCTTCTCAACAAAAAGAAAACAAATAAATACGCATTAGTTCAAGTGTTCAGTTATCAAACAAAGCAAATAAGCAGGATCTAATAATATTGCTCCAACCAAAATCAGGTATATGTGATATTCATAATGAAATTCACAGTGGCATCCATTTGAATTTAGAGCTCTTGAAACCTGTTTTCCTTTCTCAAGCCTGCTCTAGAAGGGGCAAATTGATGATTTAAATTAAGAAAATTCCAGATAGCTGAAAATGGTAAAACTGAGAGCCTAGGGAACCTATGAAATATTTAAATATCCCGAGTAATGTTGCCTGTGATGCCTAAATGCCTTATCGTCCCATTTCAACCACAAAAATAGAAATCATCCAATGCTACCAAAGATACAATGCGGATTAGGTAGAAAAACGTAGATAATATTATCATTGCTAATATTCGTACCGGATATGATACTATCAGTGGGTACAAGTTCTTCTCCGCGTAGTAAGTAACTTGGTGAGGCGTGGCCTTCAGAGGAATCTAGACAGGAATATCAGGCATTAACGTTATCAGTCCTCATATACTTATTATTAACATACAGAAACAGTAAGCGATGAAATGGAACTCACCTTTTGCACTGGCCAATAGTTATCGTAGACTGGTGCTGAAGGTAATTGGCAAATCTTCAAAACTCCCTGGTTTATGTCAATATGATATGAGTTATCTTTAGGAATTCATAGCCTAGATGCCAACAATAAGAATAGAAAAGAACAACATAAATGAGACATAGACACATTATTAAACCTGTGACGTGACATATATGAATCCGTGATTGCAATTCACATTGTGAAGCACAGTAAAAGCCACAATTGATCCATCGCACAGCTGAAAAAGTGTGATAGCATGAGATAGAGGAACTTTTTCAAGAAAAGCCATACAAGCTTCGTATCATTGTTAATTAAGAACTCCAAAATATTGAAATCATAGCATTGTTTGCTTTAGACGCAAAAACACAAAAATTGTCTTTTTCGGTGAGGGTATCATACCTGTGAATGAAATCGAAGTCTTTCTCTGAACAACATGCACCACCCTGGTCTTGAGCCAGAAAGAAAAAATCCCTGGTGACCGCTAATATTCTTGAACATGGTAATTCTTTGAGCTGCAACACCGTCTGAAGTCTCCTCTCTTGTGGACGTGTCCAAGGGGATGCGAAGAAATCTCAGATTCCTAAGCTTAGAACTGCTGGAGGAATTTAAAGCAGCAGGATTTTCTGAAGGAACACTATTCTCTGCGTTGGTACCATCAACACCCTCAAACAGGTAAGCATGGTAACAAAGAATTGTGCCATCAGCCAAAACTGCAAAGAGAAATGGGCGTGTATGGTGCCCAGACCATCTTTGCATAGCTAACTCAACGACCTTTGTCTTCACAGTGTCTTCATTCCTTGCAGAAACATTATCCTGGGATTTTTTGTTGAGTTCATACTCTAGCTCATGAATAGGCATATCAGAGAGGTGGCTTCTTCCAGATGCAAATTTATCAACAGAGAAAACACAATTGAAACTAGGCACATCAAATATCTCAAGGGCACCACTTTCGTAGCAGAGAACACAGTATATGTCACCCTGATCATGAGGTCCACCATCAGCACTATCAACAGCCTCTCCAACTCCTGACAAAAGCCATGCATCAGTGCTAGCTTTCCTTAGCCAGGGTTCTGGTCCTTTATCATGGTACAAAGTACATGCCGATACCTTCCTTTTAGAGCCTTCAAGTACAGATGGAGTACTTAAAGAAACTGTGCAAGTCGAAGGATCTGCAATTCAAAGTTCCATATGAGACTGCTTGAGTAAAACATGTTAAGATGATCAAGATAATAGACTACAAGATCAACTTTTGCATAAGAAGATAATATTTCCCTAACATACCTCCAACAAGCAGGCGAATGCTGTCATCTGTCATTCTAAGTAAAACATATGGATCGGCAATTGAAACAGATGCGACACTGGAACTTTCAGAACCAGAATTGGATTCTGTATTAGGAGCTCCAAAGTTTAATTCGTGATTCATAAAAGAACCATCCAGGATACGGGCACCATGCTCAAACACCTGGATTACCCGACGTCTGAAAAAGAAACATGGAAATTATTATAATACCATTTACTATCTCTTACAGCTGCATGTAGTAGATACAGTTCAATGACTAGAAAGAAGCCATGGATAGAGCTTAGTAGACGGCACATGGGGTTAATAATATAAAAGATGTAAAGGAAAAAAATGCTTCTACAACAAACACATCTCACAAGATGCAGCAAAAACATATTATGGCAGCTAACCTTCCAAACAAATTTCCAGCAGCCATTGTTCTTCCCTGAACATAATAGTCAACACTCTCAGTGACTTCTGTGAGAAGGTCCGCAGTTTCAAGTACCTGAGAAGCCAAACATTGAAGGTATTTCTATTGACAATAGGAGGATCTAATGATATACGACCAAAACAGAGAAGTGAAATATACCATAGTGCGAGCCTCCAAACTTATAATCAAATAGGCATGATATTCATCCTCATCAGCAGCCATTTTAGAAGAATCAACATTATGACCACGGGAGCTCTTGTGATAAACTGTCCATATTCCTTTGCAGCTTCCAAGTTCAACCTACCCACAAGATCATGCAGAATATCGTGGTTAAGGATCGAAGATACCAGGTCGCATAGATAGCATTACTAAGTAAGATCAAATATCCACTTTTAACTTGCCATTCGCACATATTTTTTTTTTTTTACTTTTCTTTCCAGATCATATTACTAAACAGAAATATTCCAGTGGTGGATAGTAATTGTGAAAGATATAACCCCGCGAGAATGTCCTAATACAGCCTTCTGTTCAGAGTTTACTATAAACTAATGCATCCAAATTTTGAAAGAGGTATATACGAAATTACGTCCAAGCCATAGTAATGGGAGTATATTTCCCCCCACATCTCATATACCAGAAACAATTCGGGATATGCATACCTCAGTAATCATTTCCGGTCTAATTGACTGCCGAAGAACAGATAAAGCACCATTCTTCCCGTGACCAGAACAGCACACCTAAATGCCAAGATACATATATTTAGTCTGGCGTTTTCAGTTTTTAGACAAAATACGAGGCAGGCAAGTGGACACTAAAAGTTGTGGAACAAAGACGTCTCTGAATGACAACCCTAAGAATGTTGTTTTATA
This genomic interval from Brassica oleracea var. oleracea cultivar TO1000 chromosome C2, BOL, whole genome shotgun sequence contains the following:
- the LOC106327161 gene encoding cleavage and polyadenylation specificity factor subunit 1 encodes the protein MSFAAFKMMHWPTGVENCASGYITHSISDTTPMQIPITSGDDLEPDWPAPPKRGICAVPNVVVTAANVLEVYVVRVQEEGNGASSQEPRGQKLAKRGGVLDGVSGVSLELVCHYRLHGNVESLAVLPMGGGNSTRGRDSIVVTFRDAKISVLEFDDSIHSLRLNSMHCFEGPDWLHLKRGRESFPRGPLVKVDPQGRCGGVLVYGLQMIILKASQVGSGLVGDDEAFTSGGTISARVESSYIINLRDLGMKHVKDFVFLHGYIEPVIVILQEEEHTWAGRVSWKHHTCMLSALSINTTLKQHPVIWSAINLPHDAYKLLAVPSPIGGVLVLCANTIHYHSQSASCALALNNYASSVDSSQELPASSFSVELDAAHGTWISNDVALLSTKSGELLLLTLIYDGRAVQRLDLSKSKASVLASDITSVGNSLFFLGSRLGDSLLVQYSCRSGPAASLPGLRDEDEDIEGESHQAKRLRMSSDAFPDTIGNEELSLFGSTPNNSDSSQKSFSFAVRDSLINVGPVKDFAYGLRINADANATGISKQSNYELVCCSGHGKNGALSVLRQSIRPEMITEVELGSCKGIWTVYHKSSRGHNVDSSKMAADEDEYHAYLIISLEARTMVLETADLLTEVTESVDYYVQGRTMAAGNLFGRRRVIQVFEHGARILDGSFMNHELNFGAPNTESNSGSESSSVASVSIADPYVLLRMTDDSIRLLVGDPSTCTVSLSTPSVLEGSKRKVSACTLYHDKGPEPWLRKASTDAWLLSGVGEAVDSADGGPHDQGDIYCVLCYESGALEIFDVPSFNCVFSVDKFASGRSHLSDMPIHELEYELNKKSQDNVSARNEDTVKTKVVELAMQRWSGHHTRPFLFAVLADGTILCYHAYLFEGVDGTNAENSVPSENPAALNSSSSSKLRNLRFLRIPLDTSTREETSDGVAAQRITMFKNISGHQGFFLSGSRPGWCMLFRERLRFHSQLCDGSIVAFTVLHNVNCNHGFIYVTSQGVLKICQLPSAPVYDNYWPVQKIPLKATPHQVTYYAEKNLYPLIVSYPVSKPLHQVLSSLVDQEAGQQIDNHNLSSDDLQRPYTVEEFEIRILEPERSGGPWETKTTIPMQSSEHALTVRVVTLLNASTAENETLLAVGTAYVQGEDVAARGRVLLFSFGRNGDNSQNLVTEVYSKELKGVVSAVASIQGHLLISSGPKVTLHKWNGTELTGVAFFDPPLYVVSMNVVKNFILLGDVHKSVYFLSWKEQGSQLSLLAKDFGSLDCMASEFLIDGSTLSLAVSDQQKNLQIFYFAPKMSESWKGQKLLSRAEFHVGAHVTKFLRLQMVESLSADKKSRYASLFGTLDGSFGCIAPLDEVTFRRLQSLQKKLVDAVPHVAGLNPRSFRQFRSSGKARKPGPDSIIDCELLCHYEMLPLEEQHALAQQIGTTRAQIFANLVELSVGTSFL